In Streptomyces sp. NBC_00448, the following are encoded in one genomic region:
- a CDS encoding UBP-type zinc finger domain-containing protein has translation MTPSDDQGTPGTSGTIDPSVPPSGTGCAECDAGGGWWFHLRRCAACGHIGCCDSSPAQHAGAHAAATGHQVIRSFEPGEEWFWNYAKEQYVEDGPRLAAPQSHPADQPVPGPAERVPTDWRDRLN, from the coding sequence ATGACCCCGTCCGACGACCAGGGCACGCCCGGGACCTCCGGGACCATCGACCCCTCGGTGCCGCCCAGCGGTACCGGCTGCGCGGAGTGCGACGCCGGCGGCGGTTGGTGGTTCCACCTGCGCCGCTGCGCGGCCTGCGGCCACATCGGCTGCTGCGACTCCTCACCCGCGCAGCACGCCGGCGCCCACGCGGCCGCCACCGGCCACCAGGTGATCCGCAGCTTCGAGCCGGGCGAGGAGTGGTTCTGGAACTACGCCAAGGAGCAGTACGTCGAGGACGGCCCCCGACTCGCCGCGCCGCAGAGCCACCCGGCCGACCAGCCGGTGCCCGGCCCGGCCGAACGCGTGCCGACCGACTGGCGCGACCGGCTCAACTGA
- a CDS encoding class I SAM-dependent methyltransferase translates to MGDVREDVTDGSAGDADYGVIGGGYSAYRQPDPRIARVVADALGGARTVVNVGAGAGSYEPAGAEVVAVEPSAAMRAQRPAHLSPAVAGTAEQLPFADDRFDAAMTTFSVHQWSDTVAGLREMRRVARGSVVVVTCDPALVRDFWLYEYAPLVLDTEARRYPAVEAITAALGGSCTVTSVPIPADCTDGFNEAYYARPERLLDPGARQACSAWSFVPPEVCEEYTGALRTAIGSGAWDAKHGELRRRPYLDGSLVLIRAVPDRAVA, encoded by the coding sequence ATGGGAGACGTGCGGGAAGACGTGACGGACGGAAGCGCGGGAGACGCGGACTACGGGGTGATCGGCGGCGGCTACAGCGCGTACCGGCAGCCCGACCCGCGGATCGCGCGCGTGGTGGCGGACGCGTTGGGCGGTGCCCGCACCGTGGTCAACGTCGGTGCCGGCGCGGGGTCGTACGAGCCGGCCGGTGCCGAGGTGGTCGCGGTGGAGCCGTCGGCGGCGATGCGTGCCCAGCGGCCCGCCCACCTGTCGCCCGCGGTGGCCGGCACCGCGGAGCAACTGCCCTTCGCCGACGACCGGTTCGACGCCGCGATGACCACGTTCAGCGTGCACCAGTGGAGCGACACCGTCGCCGGGCTGCGCGAGATGCGGCGGGTGGCGCGCGGCTCGGTCGTCGTCGTGACCTGCGACCCCGCGCTGGTACGGGACTTCTGGCTCTACGAGTACGCGCCGCTGGTGCTCGACACCGAGGCGCGCCGCTACCCGGCGGTCGAGGCCATCACGGCCGCGCTGGGCGGGAGTTGCACGGTGACCTCGGTGCCGATCCCGGCCGACTGCACCGACGGGTTCAACGAGGCGTACTACGCCCGCCCGGAGCGCCTGCTCGACCCCGGCGCCCGGCAGGCGTGCTCGGCGTGGAGCTTCGTGCCGCCGGAGGTGTGCGAGGAGTACACCGGCGCGCTGCGCACGGCGATCGGATCGGGCGCGTGGGACGCGAAGCACGGGGAGCTGCGCCGCCGCCCGTATCTGGACGGGTCGCTGGTGCTGATCCGGGCGGTGCCGGACCGCGCGGTGGCCTGA
- a CDS encoding bifunctional FO biosynthesis protein CofGH, which translates to MTTREPEEPAAAGTESRPTANAMRRALHRAEEGVALDAAEAAVLLQARGADLERLSAVAGRVRDAGLAAAGRPGVITYSRKVFIPLTRLCRDKCHYCTFVTVPGKLRRAGEGMFLSPDEVLDIARRGAEMGCKEALFTLGDRPEDRWPEAREWLDAHGYDDTLAYVRAMAVRVLEETGLLPHLNPGVLGWTDLQRLKPVAPSMGMMLETTATRLWSQPGGPHHGSPDKEPAVRLRVLEDAGRSNVPFTTGILIGIGETYTERAESLFAIRRTSRQYHGIQEVIVQNFRAKPDTAMRGMPDAELGELAAAIAVARIVLGPAARIQAPPNLVDGEYGSFVAAGIDDWGGVSPLTPDHVNPERPWPQIEELAARTADAGFTLKERLTIYPEYVRRGEPWLDPRLLPHVTALADPDTGLAREGVRPRGLPWQEPEDAFPAAGGRTDLHRTIDTQGRSADRRDDFDDVYGDWAELREQAAPGLVPDKVDADVKQALSVAADDPTRLTDAQALALLHADGPALDALCRIADDVRRDTVGDEVTYIVTRNINFTNVCYTGCRFCAFAQRRTDADAYTLSLDQVADRAEQAWQVGAVEVCMQGGIHPDLPGSAYFDIARAVKARVPGMHVHAFSPMEVVNGATRTGMSIRDWLSAAKEAGLDTIPGTAAEILDDEVRWVLTKGKLPAATWVEVVSTAHELGIRSSSTMMYGHVDQPHHWLGHLRLLAEIQQRTGGFTEFVTLPFIHTNAPVYLAGIARPGPTMRDNRAVTAMARLLLHPHIPNIQTSWVKLGAEGAAEMLRSGANDLGGTLMEETISRMAGSRYGSYRSVRDLVAIADAAGRPSRPRTTLYGEVPEERTAAALASDGHLPELLPVLGD; encoded by the coding sequence ATGACGACGCGTGAACCTGAAGAGCCCGCCGCCGCGGGGACGGAGAGCCGGCCGACGGCGAACGCGATGCGCCGTGCGCTGCACCGCGCGGAGGAAGGGGTAGCGCTGGACGCCGCGGAGGCGGCCGTGCTGCTCCAGGCGCGAGGCGCGGACCTGGAACGGCTGTCGGCGGTGGCCGGGCGGGTGCGGGACGCCGGACTGGCCGCGGCGGGCCGGCCGGGCGTGATCACGTACTCGCGGAAGGTCTTCATCCCGCTGACCCGGCTGTGCCGGGACAAGTGCCACTACTGCACCTTCGTCACGGTGCCCGGGAAGCTGCGGCGGGCCGGCGAGGGGATGTTCCTCTCGCCGGACGAGGTGCTGGACATCGCCCGGCGCGGCGCCGAAATGGGCTGCAAGGAAGCGCTGTTCACGCTCGGCGACCGCCCGGAGGACCGCTGGCCGGAGGCCCGGGAGTGGTTGGACGCGCACGGCTACGACGACACGCTCGCGTATGTGCGGGCGATGGCGGTGCGGGTGCTGGAGGAGACCGGGCTGCTGCCGCACCTGAACCCGGGGGTGCTCGGCTGGACCGACCTCCAGCGGCTGAAGCCGGTCGCGCCGTCGATGGGCATGATGCTGGAGACGACCGCCACCCGGCTGTGGTCGCAGCCCGGCGGCCCGCACCACGGCTCGCCGGACAAGGAGCCCGCGGTCCGGCTGCGGGTGCTGGAGGACGCCGGCCGCTCCAACGTGCCGTTCACCACCGGCATCCTGATCGGGATCGGGGAGACGTACACCGAGCGGGCCGAGTCGCTCTTCGCGATCCGCCGCACCTCCCGGCAGTACCACGGCATCCAGGAAGTCATCGTGCAGAACTTCCGGGCCAAGCCGGACACCGCGATGCGCGGCATGCCCGACGCGGAACTCGGCGAGCTGGCCGCGGCCATCGCGGTGGCCCGGATCGTGCTCGGCCCGGCGGCCCGCATCCAGGCGCCGCCGAACCTGGTCGACGGCGAGTACGGCAGCTTCGTCGCCGCCGGCATCGACGACTGGGGCGGGGTGTCGCCGCTGACCCCCGACCACGTCAACCCCGAACGCCCGTGGCCGCAGATCGAGGAGCTGGCCGCGCGCACCGCGGACGCCGGCTTCACGCTCAAGGAGCGGCTGACGATCTACCCCGAGTACGTACGCCGTGGCGAGCCCTGGCTCGACCCGCGGCTGCTGCCCCACGTCACCGCGCTCGCCGACCCCGACACCGGCCTGGCCCGCGAGGGCGTACGGCCGCGGGGGCTGCCCTGGCAGGAGCCGGAGGACGCGTTCCCGGCGGCGGGCGGGCGCACCGACCTGCACCGGACCATCGACACGCAGGGGCGCAGCGCCGACCGGCGCGACGACTTCGACGACGTGTACGGCGACTGGGCGGAGTTGCGCGAGCAGGCCGCGCCCGGACTGGTGCCCGACAAGGTGGACGCCGACGTCAAGCAGGCGCTGTCGGTGGCCGCCGACGACCCGACCCGGCTCACCGACGCGCAGGCGCTGGCGCTGCTGCACGCCGACGGCCCGGCCCTGGACGCGCTGTGCCGGATCGCGGACGACGTGCGCAGGGACACGGTCGGCGACGAGGTGACGTACATCGTCACGCGGAACATCAACTTCACCAACGTCTGCTACACCGGCTGCCGCTTCTGCGCCTTCGCCCAGCGCCGTACCGACGCCGACGCGTACACGCTCTCCCTCGACCAGGTCGCCGACCGGGCCGAACAGGCGTGGCAGGTGGGGGCGGTGGAGGTGTGCATGCAGGGCGGCATCCACCCGGACCTGCCCGGCTCGGCGTACTTCGACATCGCCCGCGCGGTCAAGGCCCGGGTGCCGGGTATGCACGTCCACGCCTTCTCCCCGATGGAGGTGGTCAACGGCGCGACCAGGACCGGCATGTCGATCCGGGACTGGCTGTCGGCGGCGAAGGAGGCGGGCCTGGACACCATCCCGGGCACGGCGGCCGAGATCCTGGACGACGAGGTCCGCTGGGTGCTCACCAAGGGCAAGCTGCCCGCCGCGACCTGGGTCGAAGTGGTCTCCACCGCCCACGAGTTGGGCATCCGCTCGTCGTCCACGATGATGTACGGCCACGTGGACCAGCCGCACCACTGGCTCGGGCACCTGCGGTTGCTCGCGGAGATCCAGCAACGCACCGGCGGTTTCACGGAGTTCGTGACGCTGCCGTTCATCCACACCAACGCGCCGGTCTACCTCGCGGGCATCGCGCGGCCCGGCCCCACGATGCGGGACAACCGGGCGGTCACCGCGATGGCGCGGCTGCTGCTGCACCCGCACATCCCCAACATCCAGACCAGCTGGGTGAAGCTCGGCGCGGAGGGCGCGGCGGAGATGCTGCGCTCGGGCGCGAACGACCTCGGCGGCACCCTGATGGAGGAGACCATCTCCCGGATGGCGGGCTCGCGTTACGGGTCGTACCGCTCGGTGCGCGACCTCGTCGCGATCGCCGACGCGGCCGGCCGGCCCTCCCGCCCGCGCACCACCCTGTACGGGGAGGTGCCGGAGGAGCGGACCGCCGCGGCGCTCGCCTCTGACGGGCACCTGCCGGAGCTGCTGCCGGTGCTCGGCGACTGA
- a CDS encoding DUF2252 domain-containing protein, producing MPSPEERARLGKAARAHAPRSAHAEFAPPRDRTDPVDTVERQSATRLPELVPLRYGRMLESPFRFYRGAAAIMAEDLSRTPVSGFRTQLCGDAHLMNFRLLASAERNLLFDLNDFDETLPGPWEWDVKRLAASMVIAARENGFDDAERRTIVRATVRSYREQMWRFAGMRDLDVWYARADADMLKELAGGRLQARGRRKLSAELAKARGRDSLQAARKLTEVVGGRQRIISDPPMLSRLDDLMPGAEGVQIEELLRGLLTGYQRSLEPDRQHLLEQFGVVDMARKVVGVGSVGTRCWVVLLLGRDSGDPLFLQAKEASESVLAPYAGASRYGIQGKRVVAGQRLMQSAGDIFLGWERAQGMDGVQRDFYVRQLRDWKGVIDPSQMVPLGMRVFGELCGATLARAHARSGDRIAISAYLGRGDVFDRAISTFAEAYADQNERDHAALAKAARSGRVKATRE from the coding sequence ATGCCCTCCCCCGAGGAACGGGCCCGGTTGGGCAAGGCGGCGCGAGCGCACGCGCCGCGCTCCGCGCACGCGGAGTTCGCCCCGCCCCGGGATCGCACCGACCCGGTGGACACCGTCGAACGGCAGTCGGCGACCCGGCTGCCGGAGCTGGTGCCGCTCCGCTACGGCCGGATGCTCGAGTCGCCGTTCCGCTTCTACCGCGGCGCGGCCGCCATCATGGCCGAGGACCTCTCCCGCACCCCCGTGTCCGGTTTCCGCACCCAACTGTGCGGCGACGCGCACCTGATGAACTTCCGGCTGCTCGCCTCCGCCGAGCGCAACCTGCTCTTCGACCTCAACGACTTCGACGAGACGCTGCCGGGCCCGTGGGAGTGGGATGTCAAGCGGCTGGCCGCCAGCATGGTGATCGCCGCGCGCGAGAACGGCTTCGACGACGCGGAGCGCCGTACGATCGTGCGCGCCACCGTCAGGTCGTACCGCGAGCAGATGTGGCGCTTCGCCGGGATGCGCGACCTGGACGTCTGGTACGCCAGGGCCGACGCCGACATGCTCAAGGAGCTGGCCGGGGGCCGGCTGCAGGCGCGCGGGCGCAGGAAGCTCTCCGCCGAACTCGCCAAGGCGCGCGGCCGCGACAGCCTCCAGGCCGCCCGCAAGCTCACCGAGGTCGTCGGGGGCAGGCAGCGGATCATCTCCGACCCGCCCATGCTCTCCCGCCTCGACGACCTGATGCCCGGCGCGGAGGGCGTCCAGATCGAGGAGTTGCTGCGCGGCCTGCTCACCGGCTACCAGCGGTCCCTGGAACCCGATCGGCAGCATCTGCTGGAGCAGTTCGGGGTGGTGGACATGGCGCGCAAGGTGGTCGGCGTCGGCAGCGTCGGCACCCGCTGCTGGGTCGTGCTCCTGCTCGGCCGCGACAGCGGGGACCCCCTGTTCCTCCAGGCCAAGGAGGCATCCGAGTCCGTGCTCGCACCCTACGCGGGCGCGAGCCGCTACGGCATCCAGGGCAAGCGGGTGGTGGCCGGCCAGCGGCTGATGCAGTCGGCGGGCGACATCTTCCTCGGCTGGGAGCGGGCGCAGGGAATGGACGGGGTCCAACGCGACTTCTATGTACGCCAGTTGCGCGACTGGAAGGGCGTCATCGACCCCTCCCAGATGGTGCCCCTCGGCATGCGCGTCTTCGGGGAGCTGTGCGGGGCCACTCTTGCCCGCGCCCATGCCCGGTCCGGCGACCGGATCGCGATCTCCGCATATCTCGGCCGCGGCGACGTCTTCGACCGCGCGATCTCCACGTTCGCGGAAGCGTATGCCGACCAGAACGAACGGGACCACGCCGCGCTGGCGAAAGCCGCCAGGTCCGGCCGGGTCAAGGCCACGCGGGAGTAA
- a CDS encoding TOBE domain-containing protein encodes MQSYTIGQAARLLGVSPDTARRWADAGRVTTHRDDAGRRLIDGRDLAAFSVELAQNPDTESDTSHTSVRNAFPGIVTAVKIGDVAAQVEIQAGPHRLVSLVTREAVEELGLEVGAEAVARVKSTNVHIDRP; translated from the coding sequence ATGCAGTCCTACACGATCGGGCAGGCGGCCCGGCTGCTGGGCGTCAGCCCGGACACCGCGCGCCGCTGGGCCGACGCGGGCCGGGTCACCACGCACCGCGACGACGCCGGCCGCCGGCTCATCGACGGCCGCGACCTCGCCGCGTTCTCCGTCGAACTGGCCCAGAACCCCGACACGGAGTCGGACACCTCGCACACGTCGGTCCGGAACGCCTTCCCGGGCATCGTCACGGCCGTCAAGATCGGCGACGTGGCGGCGCAGGTGGAGATCCAGGCGGGCCCGCACCGACTGGTCTCCCTGGTCACGCGCGAGGCGGTGGAGGAGCTGGGCCTGGAGGTCGGCGCGGAGGCGGTGGCCCGGGTGAAGTCGACAAACGTCCATATCGATCGCCCGTAA
- a CDS encoding serine hydrolase domain-containing protein, with amino-acid sequence MSGSAARRPASVPHPAAPGSRPGHGTDTDAGTGNDGSRTETGPATGAEPEADVAARLEEALTQVRAPDLVLAVSRAGRRTVATGGTADPRLPRTSLSYELGSLSKTFTVLLLAELAREGALGLDDPLAAHLPGLELPYPNSRAITLRHLATHTSGLPRVPRDLIPGALLRPYTNGYAGYDRERLLRTFARTRTRHAPGSHWHYSNLGLALLGPALEGALGSDYATLLTERVLRPLGLARTTIGPAAAGSPAATAAIGHRPDGRTPLPSTDMAAFTSAGAIRATPGDLLRYAEALLSPDEAGAPAPLRDALRDVQVPQLRRGLGHRHTHTLTWYLHPAPGGPILFHAGATFGHQSFLGFHPATATAVIGTATRHDRTCALINTCYTLLHSLTTPT; translated from the coding sequence GTGAGCGGGTCCGCGGCAAGGCGGCCCGCGTCCGTCCCGCACCCGGCCGCCCCCGGCTCCCGTCCCGGCCATGGAACCGACACGGATGCCGGCACCGGCAACGACGGATCGCGTACCGAAACCGGTCCCGCAACCGGGGCCGAGCCCGAAGCCGACGTCGCCGCCCGGCTGGAGGAGGCGCTGACGCAGGTCCGCGCGCCCGACCTGGTGCTGGCCGTCAGCCGCGCCGGCCGCCGGACCGTCGCCACCGGCGGCACCGCCGACCCCCGGCTGCCGCGCACGTCGCTCAGTTACGAACTGGGCTCGCTCTCCAAGACGTTCACGGTCCTGCTGCTGGCCGAACTGGCCCGGGAGGGGGCGCTCGGCCTGGACGACCCGCTCGCCGCACACCTGCCGGGGCTGGAACTTCCGTACCCCAACTCCCGCGCCATCACCCTGCGGCACCTGGCCACCCACACCTCCGGGCTGCCCCGGGTGCCGCGCGACCTGATCCCCGGCGCGCTGCTGCGGCCGTACACCAACGGCTACGCCGGCTACGACCGCGAGCGGCTGCTGCGCACCTTCGCCCGCACCCGTACCCGGCACGCCCCCGGCAGCCACTGGCACTACTCCAACCTCGGACTCGCCCTGCTCGGCCCGGCCCTGGAGGGCGCCCTGGGCAGCGACTACGCCACCCTCCTGACCGAGCGCGTGCTGCGCCCGCTCGGTCTGGCCCGGACCACCATCGGCCCTGCCGCCGCGGGCAGCCCCGCCGCCACCGCCGCGATCGGCCACCGCCCCGACGGCCGTACCCCGCTGCCATCCACCGACATGGCGGCGTTCACCTCGGCCGGTGCGATCCGCGCCACCCCCGGCGACCTGCTGCGCTACGCCGAAGCCCTCCTCTCCCCCGACGAGGCCGGCGCCCCCGCGCCGCTGCGCGACGCCCTGCGCGACGTCCAAGTCCCCCAGCTCCGGCGCGGCCTGGGCCACCGCCACACCCACACCCTCACCTGGTACCTGCACCCGGCCCCCGGCGGCCCGATCCTCTTCCACGCCGGCGCGACCTTCGGCCACCAGTCCTTCCTCGGCTTCCATCCGGCCACCGCGACCGCCGTCATCGGCACCGCCACCCGCCACGACCGCACCTGCGCCCTGATCAACACCTGCTACACCCTCCTCCACTCCCTCACCACGCCCACCTAG
- a CDS encoding FAD-dependent oxidoreductase, translating into MTEPDAGTRRAALLTVDDDPGVSRAVARDLRRRYGERYRVVRAESGQDGLDALRQMKLRGDLVAVILADYRMPNMTGIEFLEQAMDVYPGARRVLLTAYADTGAAIDAINVVDLDHYLLKPWDPPEEKLYPVVDDLLESWLCSDHRPVPETKVVGHRWSARSSDVREFLARNQVPYRWYQSDQAEGRRLLEAAGQDGLRLPLVIAPGGEALLEPSDQDLAAQVGLSTSPAEEFYDLVVIGGGPAGLGAAVYGASEGLRTVLVERTATGGQAGQSARIENYLGFPDGISGAQLTDRARRQATRFGAELLTACEVNALETSGPARTVRFSDGSAIAAQSVILTTGVAYRQLDVPGLAELTGRGVYYGSALTEAAGCEGQDVYIVGGANSAGQAAVYLSRHAKSVTLLVRGASLEASMSHYLIQQIADIPTIRVRTRTSVTAVHGEGHLEGLALRDADTGGTELVDAQRMFVFIGAAPRTDWLDGTVHRDRHGFVLTGPDLVTEDGRRPPGWQPDRLPYHLETSVPGVFAAGDVRAESAKRVASAVGEGAMAVMLVHRYLEGL; encoded by the coding sequence ATGACTGAGCCGGACGCCGGCACGCGCCGCGCCGCGCTCCTCACCGTTGACGACGATCCCGGGGTGTCCCGGGCGGTCGCACGCGACCTGCGGCGCCGCTACGGCGAGCGGTACCGCGTGGTGCGGGCGGAGTCCGGGCAGGACGGGCTGGACGCGCTGCGGCAGATGAAGCTGCGCGGCGACCTGGTCGCGGTGATCCTGGCCGACTACCGGATGCCGAACATGACCGGTATCGAGTTCCTCGAACAGGCGATGGACGTCTACCCCGGCGCCCGCCGGGTGCTGCTCACCGCCTACGCGGACACCGGCGCCGCGATCGACGCGATCAACGTGGTGGACCTCGACCACTACCTGCTCAAGCCGTGGGACCCGCCGGAGGAGAAGCTCTACCCGGTGGTCGACGACCTGCTGGAGAGCTGGCTGTGCTCCGACCACCGCCCGGTGCCCGAGACGAAGGTGGTCGGGCACCGCTGGTCGGCGCGCTCCTCCGACGTGCGGGAGTTCCTGGCCCGCAACCAGGTGCCCTACCGCTGGTATCAGTCCGACCAGGCCGAGGGCCGGCGGCTGCTGGAGGCCGCCGGGCAGGACGGGCTGCGGCTGCCCCTGGTGATCGCGCCGGGCGGCGAGGCGCTGCTGGAGCCGTCCGACCAGGACCTGGCCGCGCAGGTCGGCCTGTCCACCTCACCGGCCGAGGAGTTCTACGACCTGGTGGTGATCGGCGGCGGCCCGGCCGGGCTCGGCGCCGCGGTCTACGGCGCCTCCGAGGGGCTGCGCACGGTCCTGGTGGAGCGGACCGCGACCGGCGGGCAGGCCGGGCAGAGCGCGCGGATCGAGAACTACCTCGGGTTCCCCGACGGGATCTCCGGCGCCCAACTCACCGACCGCGCCCGCCGTCAGGCCACCCGCTTCGGCGCGGAGCTGCTGACCGCCTGCGAGGTCAACGCACTTGAGACCAGCGGCCCGGCCCGCACCGTTCGGTTCTCCGACGGCTCGGCGATCGCCGCGCAGAGCGTGATCCTCACCACCGGCGTCGCCTACCGGCAGCTCGACGTGCCGGGCCTGGCCGAACTCACCGGCCGCGGCGTGTACTACGGCTCCGCGCTGACCGAGGCGGCCGGCTGCGAGGGCCAGGACGTGTACATCGTCGGCGGCGCCAACTCCGCCGGCCAGGCCGCGGTCTACCTGTCCCGGCACGCCAAGTCGGTGACGCTGCTGGTGCGCGGCGCGTCCCTGGAAGCGTCCATGTCGCACTACCTGATCCAGCAGATCGCCGACATCCCCACCATCCGGGTACGCACCCGGACTTCGGTCACCGCCGTGCACGGCGAGGGCCACCTGGAGGGGCTGGCGCTGCGCGACGCGGACACCGGCGGCACCGAACTGGTCGACGCGCAGCGGATGTTCGTCTTCATCGGCGCCGCGCCGCGCACCGACTGGCTGGACGGCACCGTCCACCGCGACCGGCACGGCTTCGTGTTGACCGGCCCCGACCTCGTCACCGAGGACGGCCGCCGGCCGCCCGGCTGGCAGCCGGACCGGCTGCCGTACCACCTGGAGACCAGCGTGCCGGGCGTCTTCGCGGCCGGCGACGTACGGGCCGAGTCCGCGAAGCGGGTGGCGTCCGCGGTCGGTGAGGGCGCGATGGCCGTCATGCTCGTACACCGCTACCTGGAGGGGCTGTGA
- a CDS encoding ATP-binding protein, with amino-acid sequence MDPCDPAELRTLFLFEKLAPEQLAELCRIGRVETIEPGPVFAEGDPATCFYVLLDGALVTSRRVGDDDVEVTRTSQRGVYSGAFQAYLGDRVPQRYTNSMRVTAPSRFFVLAADDFSRIVTEWFPMAVHLLEGLFFGNKSFQQVVSQRERLLALGSLSAGLTHELNNPAAAALRATASLRERVAGMRHKLKILAGGPYRQADLDTLVSVQERAAERVAKAEQLSPMDASDREDAIADWMDAHDIAGGWDLAPAFVQAGLDEEWLDQVAAAVDGAVLESAVRWLNYTVETELLMNEIEDSTTRISGLVDAARQYSQLDRAPYQVVDVHELLDSTLQMLAGKIGAKVRVVKEFDPALPPIPAYPGELNQVWTNLVDNAVAAMDGEGTLTVRTWREHGNLVVEFRDTGPGIPPEIRQRIFEPFFTTKPVGQGTGLGLDISWRIVVNKHHGDLTVESEPGDTRFRVCLPLTTSETGQDSEEEAV; translated from the coding sequence CTGGACCCCTGCGACCCGGCCGAGCTGCGCACGCTCTTCCTGTTCGAGAAGCTCGCGCCCGAGCAGCTCGCCGAGCTGTGCCGGATCGGCCGGGTGGAGACGATCGAGCCGGGCCCGGTCTTCGCCGAGGGCGACCCGGCGACCTGCTTCTACGTGCTGCTGGACGGCGCCCTGGTGACGTCCCGGCGGGTCGGCGACGACGACGTGGAGGTGACCAGGACCTCGCAGCGCGGCGTGTACTCCGGCGCCTTCCAGGCGTACCTGGGCGACCGGGTGCCCCAGCGGTACACCAACTCCATGCGGGTGACCGCGCCTTCGCGCTTCTTCGTGCTGGCGGCCGACGACTTCTCGCGGATCGTCACCGAGTGGTTCCCGATGGCCGTGCACCTGCTGGAGGGCCTGTTCTTCGGCAACAAGTCGTTCCAGCAGGTGGTCAGCCAGCGGGAGCGGCTGCTCGCGCTGGGCTCCCTGTCGGCCGGTCTGACCCACGAGTTGAACAACCCGGCCGCCGCGGCGCTGCGGGCCACCGCCTCGCTGCGCGAACGGGTGGCCGGGATGCGGCACAAGCTGAAGATCCTCGCCGGCGGCCCCTACCGGCAAGCCGACCTGGACACCCTCGTCAGCGTCCAGGAGCGGGCCGCCGAGCGGGTCGCGAAAGCCGAGCAGCTCAGCCCGATGGACGCCTCCGACCGGGAGGACGCGATCGCGGACTGGATGGACGCGCACGACATCGCGGGCGGCTGGGACCTGGCGCCGGCCTTCGTACAGGCCGGGCTCGACGAGGAGTGGCTGGACCAGGTCGCCGCGGCCGTCGACGGCGCGGTGCTGGAGAGCGCGGTGCGGTGGCTGAACTACACCGTCGAGACCGAGCTGCTGATGAACGAGATCGAGGACTCCACCACCCGCATCTCCGGCCTGGTCGACGCCGCCCGGCAGTACTCCCAGCTCGACCGCGCCCCCTACCAGGTGGTCGACGTGCACGAACTCCTCGACAGCACCCTGCAGATGCTCGCCGGGAAGATCGGCGCCAAGGTGCGGGTGGTCAAGGAGTTCGACCCCGCCCTGCCGCCCATCCCCGCCTACCCGGGCGAGCTGAACCAGGTGTGGACGAACCTCGTCGACAACGCGGTCGCCGCGATGGACGGCGAGGGCACGCTCACCGTGCGGACCTGGCGGGAGCACGGCAACCTGGTAGTGGAGTTCCGCGACACCGGTCCGGGGATTCCGCCGGAGATCCGGCAGCGGATCTTCGAGCCGTTCTTCACCACCAAACCGGTCGGCCAGGGCACCGGCCTCGGCCTCGACATCTCCTGGCGGATCGTGGTCAACAAGCACCACGGCGACCTGACGGTCGAGTCCGAGCCGGGCGACACCCGCTTCCGGGTCTGCCTGCCGCTGACCACATCCGAGACCGGTCAGGACAGCGAGGAGGAAGCCGTATGA